The genome window ATCGCCGGCGGGACCGGGATCACGCCGGTGTACCAGGTGATCCAGGCGGTTCTACGGGACCCGGAGGACCGCACCGAGATGCACCTGGTGTACGCCAACCGGTCGGAGGACGACATCCTGCTGTGGGACGAGCTCGACGGCTGGGCGAGGGATCACCCGGCGCAATTCAAGGTTTGGTACGTGATCAACGAGGCCAAGCGGGGGGAGGAGTGGCGGTACAGCACGGGCTTCGTCACGGAGAGCATCCTGAGGGACCACATTCCCATGGGCGGCTCCGACGACACGCTCGCGCTCGCCTGCGGGCCGCCGCCAATGATCCAGTTCGCGGTGGTGCCCAATTTGGAGAAGATGAAGTACGATACTGCCAATTCACTGCTACTGTTCTGAACGCCAACCTGCGCAGTGCCTCCGAGGGCAGTTCCAGTCTCTTCTCCAGTATTCATTGTGGTCGAGGTTGATGAACCTGAATCAACCGCTCAGTGTAGAATTACATGTACATATGTATTCTTCCTTTAACTCCATCCTATCCAAAGTAAGGTAAGAGAGGGCTGGAGAGGAGGGTTATCTGTATTAGATCATTTATTGCATTAAGATTTATATATGTTATGTTATACTAAATATTATTTGTTGTTGGAATCATTGCAGTGCAGCAGTTCccattgttataatccattgcagAACTGTCAAAAGTATTTCTCACATCCTTCACTGacctaaaaatatataaaatatatattaaaaaaaaaatcaaatcttaaatattatattacttttcatGTTAAGATTATTTATCTTAAATATTGacttcaaaaatattaaaatatttatcaatcttaATCATAATGTATTGTAACCCATAACCTAGGAATGGTATCATCTCTGTATTAATTATGTTTTTTCTTCCTTGCAATCTGTGCTAGTTCTTTAACATCGGTAAAGACAGTGATCTGCTCATTAAAATACATGCTCCTTTTGCTTGATCAATAATGTGTTCAGAAATGAACATCAAGAAGAACCTACCTCCTTTCTCTCTCTTCACAACAAGACAACCAGACATGTGGCTGGAATTGATATTCAATCCTTCCTCCTCGAGAACGCTTACGAAGTCGGTGGCTACCAGCGGAACAGCAGCTAAGAATGAGATTTTTATGCGGAGTAGCTGCGGATTCCATGCACTAATGGCGTCCAAAGAGTTGGCGTGGCCTTTCGTGGCTCCAAACGGCCACGGGAGGGGGCCGTGGGGACTTGCATGCATGAGTTTCACGGACGATGACAACCCTTTTTGTGCATGCATAGGTCGTGTGACCTTTAGCTCTCCTCAGCGGCTGGCGGCGACTTCCAAGATCGTAGGAAAGAGACGGGGAGAGGGGAGCGCACGTTTCCGCGACGTGGGCTGCACATGGCCGCTGCTTGCCCGTGTCCGCCGGAAAGCTGCGACACCGATCCAAGCCAAGCACCGGCCATGCCGCCGCCGCTTGCTCTTCGGCCTTTTTGGATCTTCGTTGTCGCTGTCCGATTGGCCACTGGGGTGTCGACATACCTCACGATTGATATCACGCGAGCTAAACACAATATATATCACACGAACTCTTTCAACCATTATTGTTTCTTactctttttattttaatttttctcaattaacatcttttttttctttcttttgactcACTTTTTTTATTCAAATACGTTGACTTTTGTACCATATTAAAATCAGTGGATCTAAATCAAATTAGTCAACATTAATATATATCAGATTTCACATCAATTCAACACAAAACTTAAGTTTATCGTTTTCTTATTCCGCTTTTAATCCTTATCGATGTGAAATTATTGTTTATTCCTCTTTTGATCTCAATGTATCTCCAcatgaatatttttattcatgtctCATTCAatcatcttttttcttatttaacATTTCCGATTAAATCATTTTCTCTTTATTTGTATGGGTAGATCATACAACAAGGTTTTTCTTTTTTCGTTCGACTCACACATTTTTCTTAAAGTACCTAagataaataaaaagataaaagataaaatcTCGATAATATTTCTTTACTCTTTCTTTTTAGAAGCTCTCAGTGAAGGTTGATAGTGATCGTGATGGCCGGTGGCATTCAGTAGATAGTGGCAATGGTCGTAGTGAATGATCCATAATGATAGTAGTATgatgataataatgataatagggaTAGTGGAGATGACATTAGTATGGATACTAATGAGATGATAGTATTAATGGTAATGATAATAATGTAGTTATGACATTTGCTAGCCGTTGATGTTAGAAACGTCAATAATATTCATTGATAGCGGTAGTTCAAATTTTATAGAAAATAATTTTAGTtactattttaaatattttaattggtaATCATATGATAGTTCCTAATACATAAGGTTTTAGCGATACAATGAAAGAAAtgatattttaagatttttttaaaggGTAAATAGTAAATTAATCTGCATCAAGTGAATCACCAAGAAAATTAATTGTTTGCCTCATATATTTGAATGTGATTAGGAGATTCACACAGTTTTTGTTCTGCATTGGGCTGGTCCAAGTTAGGCTAATTAGACCAAGCTCGTAGATATGGACTCAGATGAGGTACTTGTCCCTTGGTGCAATATGAATCCACAGTTACTACCATTCTGCAATCCAGATTTGAGATAGTTCACATATTCATGAGATTATTAATTGCACATATCTAatttttttgcatctacttgCTAAAATGTATTTTATTGCTCTCCAAAAAATGTTCAGAAAACAATATCTTGGAATTACATAACACCTATTGGCTTCTGCTTTACTGACAGATGTTGTTTTCTTGGAATTAGCAAGAAAGACTTCTACTTGGACTGTAAGCAATTCTGTTTTCTAAGATTATTGGGTTGTAGAAGACAAAGTGATTGGAACCGCCTGTGTTTCCTTCTGATGTGCTGCAATGGCTACTTATCTGCAGTTCTTATCATGTTCTCAAGTTGTTCTTTTACAATGGAAAATGAAGTGTGATAATTTTGCCATCAGTTAATAACTTCATTTACAGAATCTAAAAAAGGGGATTCATCTAAGGTTGTCTTTTCATCTTTAGTATCAGATTCTGATGGCCACTCCAAAGAAAGCTTCGCCTTTAGAGGACTTGTGGATTGCCCATCTCCCTTCTCACTTCTCTATATCCAACTCTCAAAGATGCCATGCAGAGCAGCTCAGTGTACTGTTCTTGTTTTGTTAGCTCAGATCACATGCTAAGGCAGTGACCTCTGTGCTTCGTTGCTGGTGATGAGTTCCATGGATGTGCATATTCCTCTTATCACTTAGCATTATTGGCCAAAAAGAAGCTTCATCTTTGTCCTTTACGTTGACATAAAGCCACCAGAGAACAGATTCACACTGCCACCATTTAAGCAGAAGCATTCCCTCCGCCGCTTGTGCAGTCATCGCCTCCACCCATGGCTCCTCCTCAGTCATCGCACTCGAGGCCCCTCGCCGGAGACATCGAGACTCTGAGCTACGTCAACAGCATGATGGAGGCGTTCCGAGCTTTCGACTCGAACAACGATGGGCTGATCACCTGCGACGAGCTCAAGGGGATAATGGCGTCGCTCGGGTACAACCGCACCACGGAGGAGGTGAGGGAGATGATGACGCGGGGCGACGCGGACAAGGACGGCCTGCTCAGCATGGAGGAGTTCCTGGAGATGAACGCCGCCGAACTGGACCCGGGCGACCTTGCCGGCTTGCTCCAGACCGCCGCCGCGTTGCTGGGTCCTGCGGCGGGGGACGACGGGGATGTGACGGCGGAGATTCTGTTCCAGGTGCTGAGCTGCGAGGATGGAGCGAGCCTGGAGGACTGCACGGAAATCATAGCTAGCTTGGACGCGGACGGTGATGGAGCGGTCAGCTTTGAGGACTTCAAGATCATAGTTCAAGCTCTCCGCTAAGAAGAATCTATCAGACAAATCCATGGTTTATAATCCATATATGGTCTATGATGATCGATATGACGTGATCTCGCTGCTACGCTATGATTTGGGCAATGTTACTTAAGTTGGTAGGATCATAAATAATTAAGAGGTCTCGTGTTACAATCACTAAAACTATTTATGTTCCTCCGATTGGCCCCACAACTACCTCCAATCACAACATAGGAGAGACAGGTAAGCTATGAACACCAAAAAATGCTTTTGTGTTTTCTATGGTGCACACCGGAAATAAGAGAGAcagtaagaaaaataaaaaaaatgagaacttgtaattatatatattaattctttttatcaaataaatataaagtatcatctaacaaaatttatatattttgttgGCTTTATTAATTTCAAGTATGCATTGTGTAATATTTGAACGAGAGAAGTAAAATTCGtaaaaactaataaaaaaaaCACAACAGTGTTTGGAATTTTAGTGTGATAAATTGAATATTtatctaaaattttaatttaacttaaattattaaataaacgAGGAGGTCATGAAATGGGCTCGAGACCAACTAAGTCTCGCTGCTGGTGGAGCCGCGTTCGATTTTGGTTCAATGCGCAGCCACGTCCGCTGCGGTGCTTTTGTGCGGCCAAGAAAAATAACGCCCCCCCCCCTCGAGAGAACGAAAAGATAGCCTCGGGCGCCCGCTGTGGTGGATAGAGCGCTGGCCGTGACCGCTCGCTCGAACCCCCGCCCCCCTCTTTCTTGAGGCCATGGACGCTGCCGCCCTCTGCCGCCCGGCCAGCTTCTTCCCCCGCCCCGCCGGTCCCGGACAACGCAGGAGGAGCGGCGGTTCTCTGGCTTCCGGTTCTTTTCCCTCCGCCGGCCGCTTCCCAGGGCCTTGGCCGTGCAGATTCTTGCGCTCCGCCAGCTCTTCTGCCTCTCAATGGGGGATGGGCGTTCGCTGTCGAGCCGCTGGGACGGAGTCGAAGGCCGCTTCCGACGCTGCCGTTCGCAGCGGCGAACCCGGGCAAGACCGTCTGCTCAAGGCACGCTCGCTTTCGATCAGCTTGTTTTTGTCCCGAACGTCTAAATTCTATGTTGTTTCTTGAACATTGTCTAGGGTTTTGGGTTGCTGATTCTGGACGTCTTGAATTCATAGACAGCTGTAGGCCGTATAAGACTGATTCGGTTGCCTCTGGGAGCTTCGTGAATAAATTGTAGCAGATTGAGTAAAATCGTTCCGAGCGTGCTAGCATTTCATTTTGGCATGACATAGTGCCTACGGCAGTAGACCATTGGCATATGCCCCCCTGGCAGGAAATTTAAATCTCTTGTTCCTATTAATAATGTACTTTGTCTCGGAATTATTCTTGCTTCTTGAGAGTTGGAACCATGCTGTTCTTCTAAGTTATCACTTTTATCAAGTTATCTTGAACATTAAATTTTAGGTTGCTATGCATTTCAAATTTATCATCGTTCTATTATAAAGTGCCCATGAGAAGGTTGCAGTATATTGAACTTCCAATCAGCATTAGTTTGCTGTTGGATGAAAAATTGTGATAATCTTAGAAAACTTGCTCATTGTCTTTACAAAGCTTTATTGCTTAAGTATTTACTCTTTGTCTATACTCTTAGAAAAATTGCAGTTTGACTAACCTTCCTGTTTGACCACTCATCAATCAAGAATCTTAGCACCATACATTTTTTACTTTGTGTTATTAATTTGCTGATCGATTTTTTTCATACTGgcctttatgattttttttccttgcaaTCTGATCAGGTTCCTGTATCAAACATcagaaatttttgtattattgCTCACATTGACCATGGGAAGTCAACCTTAGCAGATAAGCTATTGCAGTTGACTGGTACAGTACAGATGAGAGAGATGAAAGAGCAATTCTTAGATAATATGGATTTAGAAAGAGAAAGAGGTATCACGATTAAATTACAGGTACACTCTGTTTTGTCACCTTGACTACAGAAAATATGATCTTGTTGTTACTTCCAATAATTTCTGTAGTTCGGTACTTGTTTATCTCGGTGAAAGTTTAGGTGCATAGTCTTTGGATGTTGTTAATTCTTGTTCTAACATTTTATGAGTCATCTGCTTATGTTTTCTCTCTGAGGCAAGACCATAGGATAGAATTGTGCTTAGCAGAAAAAATAGCAGTTTTTGAGTTAGATGAAGATGAGAGTGACTGGAATAAAATTTTCATCTTGATGCCAGTTTCTTGGAGCCGGACTCAAATGAACAAGTAAACCTTCAAATGAATTTGGCAGATCTAAATAATATGCTTAAGAGGATCCAAGGAAATTTGGAAGACATTTAAAGGTTTCAAGTATTGATGATAATCTACTACAAATTCTGGAATTATAGGGTCACAGGACTAAGGGAAATATTGAACTCTAAATTAGAAGGTATCTATGGAGCAAAAACTGTAGGAAACTACATCGAGGCAAAAGACCAACAAGAATAACACAAATCCCatcaataatgataattgatgacAGAAATGTAGCTAATGATAGTGTCGGAACTGAGGAGATTTTCTCATAACTATTCGGTGTACAGGAAAGGTTGTATAACTTGAGCAAAGAGGGACAATGAAGGGTGAAAACTGGATAGGCAAATTTCCTTTTCTAGCTGATTAAAGGCTCTAGGAAGACTTATCCATCTCAAATCTAAGATTATAATGTTGTTCCCATTTGATCCAGAAGAAGACAAGGAAACCTTTATTGTAACTTTTGGAGACCAATTTCAACTTTATTTTCCTTAACTATTCCTTATTTTTGTATAAAAAGTTTCTTGAGATTGGCCattaaggatatcctgtatgtacCTTGCCAATATGATGCCATTATTGGCATTCTGTAGATCTGGAGTTTGCTAAGAAAACATTTATTTGGCTTGTTGCTTGGGGCATCCTCACTTCAGACTCATGCTGATTGGTTGAACAATCAATATGTGggcatgcaaaaaaaaaatctaaaagcttTGACGAGGATTACAGGTTCTGAGATCTTAAATCCCACATGCATCAGGGGTGGTCCccgatttgtgatgaaaagtccTGTGAGAATCCCAGACATTTGGCTTTCCTCATTTCGTCCCCTGGAAATTTTAATTGATGAATAAGTAGAGACATTTTGTTGGTTGTGTTTTTCGAATTTTTCTGAACATGTAGCATTTTACAGATATCTTTCAACAAAATCTACATTTTCCAATTCCTCTTTGGGCCTATCACAGACTAAAATGTCTCTGGCTATCTTGGCTTTTTAATACCAAAATGGCTAAGGAGTAGGTGCTAATGTCGATCATCTTCGGCCTAACCAAAAATTTTGTGTATGTCCAGGCCAGTTCATGTGCTATACTGCTATCCCCCAAATTGTTATACCATAAAATTCATAGTTACATCTAAGGACTTGTTGATCTGCAAGCCCAAGGCAATTCTATTGACTATAAATCTGATTGCTTCAGTGCAGGCAAGCTACCTAGCATAGACACAGAGACCTACATATTCACCTTTTCTTACACTTCCCAGGTCCCAATTCCATATCCTTGCAATctttatttttctgactttatgCCTAAATTCTCTTAAGATGATTTTGTACTACTCTTATTCTTCCTAGTTGACAATTTCTTGTCAAAGATGTTCTTTTCCTTGTTGCTAATGTAACATCTTATAGCAGCCAGAAGAGGCACATTCTTTTACTTGACTACCTACTTTAGAATTTGTTTCCTTCTGTACATGCATTCGACCCTCTTGGATGACTTGTGCCATCTTTTGGACCAATCATAGGACATACCTTTGTGCCTATTTTTGTATAAGTAGATAATCACCTACATGTCCATTTCTGTAATTTGTGTTGCTTCTTTGTTGAAATTAAGGTAACACCTCCTAATAGCTAATCATCTCAGTAGCTGCAATTGAGGTGACCTACACCCTAATCATCTAGTTGAAGCTTCAAGAATATAATTCTATCTTTACACCGATTCTAGTCCGAGCAAACACTCTCACTAGAATCTCCCTTCTTCACCCTAAGCTGGAGACATGTGTCTTCCTATTTCACCTTCCAAACCTTTGCTGATGATCCTTAGTTGTGAAAGTAATGTATCAACTTATCAATCTCTGAAATTGATGGCTGTTGAATGTTTTCAGTTGATGATTTACTATAATTGTAGTATCTATTTCGTGGCTCTAAATATCaatttaatttttcttgttcCTTTTGTAGGCAGCTCGAATGCGGTATGTATTGGACAATGTGCCCTACTGCCTTAATCTGATAGATACCCCGGGGCATGTTGACTTCTCATATGAGGTATGGTGAAATGGATAACATAATCCACGTAATGCCAACATGCCTTATCTTAGCTCAGATGTAGTCCAACTTGAAATTATTAGATTATAAGTTGACTTAAAGTATCGAATCCTGAATTTTTCATCCATGGAATGTTAGGGTAACTTAGACCAATAAGTTGGTGCAACTTGCTAGCATATCTTCTTCCACGATCAAATTTTTCTATGCTGTTAGGTACAACAAACACTTGGTTCTTGAAATTTGTTCAGACTGAATTATCAAGAACTGTCATACTATTACCATTCAAAAATAATTAAGTTATTGGATTTTATCTTCACCTAATCTGTCTCACCTTGTCTTTATGCAGTATTTACATATTTCTTGAGCAAGACATAAGACTTTTTATATTTTCTAACATTCAGTTATTTTCCACATGCAATGTAAATAACTTATTATTTCAAAGATTGTTTTGGCAGAACTCTTGAAACAAAATGGATCTTTTGTTATTTGTCAACTTGTTCATGGTTTGAACAAGATAGatttctctttaaaaaaaaagaaaaaaagatttctatgtaagACGAGGAACGTGTATTCTAGTTCAAAGAGCAAGCGCtgtctatcatttttttttttggtacctAGGTTTCTCGGTCCCTTGCTGCTTGTGAAGGAGCCCTCTTGGTTGTGGATGCTTCTCAGGTGCAATTTTTATTTCAGTTGTACTTTTGCACTATGAAGTGGTGTCAAGAAGTTTACTAAAACTTATTTCCATTTTAATAGAAAGTATGTCTTCTGATGATGGATATTTAGCATTTTCATTGTGGTGATTCAGGGTGTAGAGGCACAGACTTTAGCTAATGTTTATCTGGCTCTGGAAAACAACCTTGAGATCATACCTGTAAGAGCACTTTTATGTTTGCTTCATGATTTTGTACTGGATGTTGTTTGATTAGTAAATCATAGCACCATATTATTGTAGCATTTTGATAAATCAGGTTACAATTTTGCAAATCATTGGTTGCCTTGATATCATGACTTTTATTATGGTTGTATTGTGAACAACCATCCCCTATTTTGTTCAGCAACCTGAAACTAAGAGGTCTATTCTCTAGGTTCAAAATTCCTTTATATGTCATCTATAATATAATGACTACTTTCTGGATTAACCTGCCTAATTCCCAAACCTTTTATAGTTTCCATGTGCAGTTTGTCATTGGTTCCATTTACTATCTTCCCCTTATGTATGGGTTGCACTTGTAAGTTCTTTGGCAATCAACAACATACTACAAAGTACAAACTATGAAGTGAATTTCACAACAAGGATTTAGTTCTACATGCAAATTCTTGAATGTAATAGATGAAATCCCTTGAGATATTATTCTTAGAAAACACTATTCTGCATGTTTTTTGGATTGTAGATATTTTTATCAGACACTTCTTCCAGTACAGACGAAGTATGAAGTAATCACTCATTAATTTTGCCATACTGTTGTTAAATATATATTCTGCTTGATGCAAActaattcattttttttatgcttgtTCATTGTTTGTTATTTTACTCTCTTTGTGTGAATGCATCACCACCACGGTTTCGGCTGATTTGGGTATCTCATTTGCCAAAGTTTTCCATATTAACCATCTTTACACGAACTACCAAAAATTGCTGTTCTGGTCTTGGGTTGGCACAGTATATTATACATGTTTGCCTCTACCAATATGCTTGTTCTGTCTCATGTGACTATTCACATGCTTGTACATGCACAACATGTGGCTACGCCCATGTATTGTTTGGCATGGTGTGACAAGGCATCGGCTAACCTTGCTGAGTGCTCGCAAGTATCATAGGTTCTAGATAAGCACTTCAAGATCGGGATCTTCTTGCTCtcttttgttttatctttttAACTTCACTTGTACTTTTATCGAAGTTTGTTATTTGAACTAAGGATTTTAATTTCTAATAATACCACCCGTACCACGTATCGGTCTACCAGTAGACCGGTACACAGACTGCCTGCTACCGGGCGAtaccgtcgattggggctgtttcctCCTCGTTACCGTCCTAAATCGGTCGTCACCGCTCGCTACCGGGTGGTAttaaccgagggagaagaaagaagagggagaagaggaggagaacttGGAGATTGGTGTCGCTCTCCCgcctcgtctgaggcgacgaggcctcggtgTCGTTAGCGAAGAATCCTCGGGGtcacggggagaagaaaccgagcgtcgaggcgacgtttcttctccccacgctggTAGAAGAAATGATGCCTCCTCGTCGCCCTTttttgcgtggggagaagaaacggttTATTCTCCCCACCTTGTTTTATGCGCGGGCAGAAAAGAGGTGACGTCGTAGATAaccattttttttacttatatatatatgtgtgtatatatatatgtatatatatatatgtatatgtatatatatatatgtatgtatatatacgtatatgtttgtatgtatatgtatgcatataaataaataaataaatatatatatatatatatatacacatacatacatatatatatacacatacatacatacatatatacacatacatacatacatatatacatacatacatacatacatatatatgtatgtatatatatatatatatatgtatatatatatatatatataccgagcggtatatcgaaatatatcgctcggtatatagtaccgtACTGTACCAAGCAAATCTCGAAACTCTGGTGtggtcagtgatttaaaaagcgctaggcgccaaggtccaaaaacgcccgaggcgttagatatatataatataattaatataattatttaaataaaaaaatgctattaaattaagaaaattgaatacaaaatcacaatgtcatattaataaaaaatctcaaaaattaaaataataaaattttacatcaaatctattgagttgctctgtacacttgccatttattctgaaacctaacaataattttaaataaataaaaattaatagtattaaaatcaaaataatatattattaatctaataaataaaaatactattattagtatatagttaactgttaatatactgttaacagtatagtgagaagagtgtgagaagaccgaggctgctaaggcaacgacagcgggagcggcgagcgatagcGTGAGCGGGAGCTACGAGTGGCAGCGGGTGTGgaagtgggagcgggagctgcgagcgaCAAGCGGCAACAACAACGATAAGCAACGATTGTGGCAGTGACGAGTAGCGACAGTGGCAATggcagcagagagcaacgacaacggagaagaaatctcgacagcaaaatcgcgagtgttagggttggggaagtcggagaaatcgtgagagggagcctatcggtgatttagttggttcgattgaaccaactaaagcaccggagaccgaaccagacgtaaaacactggttcggtcgcctggtttaacccgggtgctcgcccgaagcgcccggcgcctgggctcgggcgagcgcctaggcggcgcctcgttgaagcaagacgcttggacatgaagcgaggcgctcgggcctcgcctcgccttgcccgagcgcctaggcgagcgcccgagcgcctattgaaatcactgggtgTGGTACGAAATTTCTATCCTTGATTTGAACACCGTCTGTATCATGAAGAACTTAAGTtggaatataaaatttatattagttAGAATTTATGGAAAAATTGAATGATAATTTATTCTACAATCAGTAGAAACCAGTCTGTGCTTAATGTCAACAGGCTTCTATTATATTCTTTATTGGCATTTTAAATTTCAGAATATTCAGCATATGCAAGAAGTTATATTCCTGAAAGAGTATGGTGTTCTAATTCATCTTAGGTCAAGTAGTATAATTTTTTTGCGTTCAACTAACTAATGCTacgttttgaattttttttattagtcaCCCTTTTGTATTCACTTAAATATAAGGTTTGACTGCAGAAATATGATACTGAACTTGTTAATACATTCTTTATGATGTAGGTTCTGAATAAAATAGATCTACCAGGTGCTGAACCTGATCGTGTTGCCCGCGAGATGGAAGAGGTTTGTGAAGGATATGTACCTGTTTCTTGTACTTCAAATTCCTGAACATTTTATTGTTTCTAGTATGAACTCTATTATCACTGATTGATAGAACATTTTCTATAGATCATAGAGCACTAATGGTTCTCCTCTTCTTCATCAATCATTGTCTTGCATATTCTTTTTTTGCAGATTATTGGATTAGACTGTAGTACTGCAATTCAGTGTTCAGCGAAGGTTTGTTTATTCATGTTTTAATTGTTTGTTTGAATATGAAACTGCATAAGTATATGTTGGACATAATATAGCATGCAACTTTTTTGTCAATGAGAAA of Musa acuminata AAA Group cultivar baxijiao chromosome BXJ2-3, Cavendish_Baxijiao_AAA, whole genome shotgun sequence contains these proteins:
- the LOC135606647 gene encoding probable calcium-binding protein CML29, producing the protein MAPPQSSHSRPLAGDIETLSYVNSMMEAFRAFDSNNDGLITCDELKGIMASLGYNRTTEEVREMMTRGDADKDGLLSMEEFLEMNAAELDPGDLAGLLQTAAALLGPAAGDDGDVTAEILFQVLSCEDGASLEDCTEIIASLDADGDGAVSFEDFKIIVQALR